CCGTTCCCCCTCCCCAAAGACAGGGGTCATCGCCGTGATATCCGGGAGATGGGTTCCTCCGTGATATGGGTCATTGCTGAGCACTGTTTCGCCCGGCTCAAGCGGCGGACGCTCTCCGCGCTGGATCTGATTCAGCAGGTCCAGCACCGCCTCACCCATGGATCCCAAATGAACGGGAATATGGGGTGCATTGGCAACCAAGGCCCCGTTGTGATCGAACAACGCGCAAGAGAAGTCCAGCCGCTCGCGGATGTTCACAGAGCGGCTCGTCTGCCGAAGCCGCTCCCCCATCTGCTCAGCAATCACCATGAAGCGGTGATGAAACAGGCTCAGATCCACCGGGTCTGGACCATCAACAACCTGATCCCGCGCTGCCCGTGGAACCGGAAGCTCCTCACCGGTGAGGAGCAAGCTTCCAGCTGAGTCACAGCAGGCTGACCAGCCAGGCTCGAGCACGGTGCAACCCGTGGCATCAAGAATTAAAGCTGGACCCTGCAAAGGCTCACGCAACAAAGCATCGGAACGCTGCAGCACCGGAACCTCCTGCCAGCCCAATCCAGGCCAGTGAATGGTGGCTGTTGTGCTGAGAGCTTCCCACAGCGACCGTGGCTCTGAAGCCATCTGGCTGTCGTCCTGAAGGCGTGCGGGTGCCGTAAACACTTCAACCTCCAACCGCTCCACGATCAAGGCGGTGGTGCGGGGAGGCTTGTAGCCAAAGCGCTGAGCATGGGCTTGGTCAAAATCAGCTTCCAACTGTGAGAGTTGCAAGGTGGGTGCGAGCTCAGCGATCGGGATCAGCAAGCCACGTTCTGACGCAGCATCCCGAAGCTCCAGCCGAATGCGCCGCTCAAATTGAGACGCAGGGCCTGCACCCGCTGCCTCCAGCTTTTCCTCTGCAACGTCCAACTCCTGGCGAATCATTCCAGGAAGGGACGTCAACAATTCCGCGTCAAGGGCACACCGCACCACCACCTGACGCCATTCCCGCAGGCGCGCCTGACCCAGGCCAAAAGCCGACAAAACGCCCGCGAGGGGATGGATCAACACTTGGCGAAGACCCAACACTCCCGCCACTCGGCACGCCAATTGCCCGGCCGCTCCGCCATAGGCCACAAGAGCTCCAGCACGGATGTCATGACCCCGCAGCAACGACACCTGCTGAATCGCACCAGCCATCGTTTCCACGGCCAGGTCAAGCGCCCCCTCCGCAAGCGACTCAGGATCCCGTCCCAATTGGCAAGCAAGCTCCCCGAAGCGCTTGCGCACCACCTCCAGATCCGGACGCAAATCAGCCGCCGGACCAAACACAGCGGGGAAGGCCTCCACCTGTAAACGACCCAGATAAAGATGAGCGTCGGTAATGGTTAGGGGGCCACCACAGCGGTAGCAAGCGGGTCCAGGGTTTGCGCCCGCAGAGCGAGGACCCACCTGCAAACGATCGCCATCGGTATCAATGATCGAGCCCCCACCTGCGGCGACGGTCTGGATCGGAAGTCGCGCAGCAGACAACTCGAGGCCGGCAATTTTGGTCTCCGCACTGCGCTCCCAGTCCTTATCAGAGGCTCCTGCTGGCAAACAAAACACATCGGTGCTGGTGCCACCCATGTCCACACCGACAAGCGCCTGACCTGCCAAACCAGCAGCCTCTGCTGCGGCAACCGCCCCAACCATCCCTCCAGCGGGCCCAGAGAGAATCGTGTCCTTCGCGAACAGTTGATCAAGACCTTGCAAGGCGCCACTGGAGGTCATCACCCGCAGGCGTGTCTGCCCTCCAAGGGACTGCATCACTTGCTGGAGATAACGAAAGAGCACCTGTTCCACCGCCGCCTCAACGACGGTGGTCTCAGACCGAGGAACCAAGCGCGGCAATGGGCTCACCTGGTGGGAGCAAACCACCGTGGTGAAGCCCACCGATCGGGCGAATGCCGCCAGTCGCCTCTCATGGCTTGGCTCACGCCAGGTATGCATCAGGGCAATGGCGCAGGCGTTGATACCGGCACTCCGATGAGCGCGGAGCCGCGTCTCCAGGTCGGCATCGAGGCAAAGCGGTTCTACCTCTTCTCCATCGGCATTCAATCGCCCTCTGGATTCAACAACCGCCACGGCCAGCGACGTCCGAACTGGAATCTCTAGAGCGAACAGATCAGGGCGATGCTGATCACCAATCAACAACAAATCCGCCAGACCCTGGTTGGTAATCAACAGAACTGGCTCCCCTGCCCCCTCAAGCAGGGCATTGGTCGCCACGGTTGTCCCCAAGCGCACCTCCTGGATCAAACCTGGCGGAATCTGAGCTGCCGCAGGTAAACCCATCAGCTCTCGGATGGCACGAACAGCGGGATCACCACAATCGATCGCTTGCTCTGAGAGCACTTTGCGAACCACAAGCTCACCACTGGGGGCGCGACCAACGAGATCCGTGAAGGTTCCGCCACGGTCAATCCAAAAGTTCCATTGGGTCGCCGTCATCGGTTCACGGTCCTTCCTCACCCCATGCCGCATCGTCCACCCACAACCAAAGCCTTGGGTGACGCCGTAGCCAGCTGGCCGGCACCTCTGGATCACCATCACGATCCAAAGCCTTGCGCAGGATCCCCGCCTTGGATGCACCCGTCACGATCAGGTGAAGTTCATCCGCCGCCAAGATCTCTTGAAGGCCAAGGGTGATTGCTTGCTCGGGCACCAACCCCGGACGTCCCTGGAACGCAGAGGCATTTTGAGATCGCGTACTGGAGCTGAGCCTGACCACGCGACAACGCACCTCTGGACCGCAGGGGGGCTCGTTAAACCCCACATGGCCATTGCTGCCCAATCCCAACAGCTGCAAGTCAATCCCCCCGGCGCTACGGATAGCGGCTGCATAGCGATCAGCGGCTGCTTCAGGGTCGGCAGTCGCTCCATCTGGCAGCGAGACCTGAGCAGGATCCAGGCCTAGAGGCCCCACCAGGTGGTGTCCCATAAAGGCGGAGAAAGAGCTGGGATGCTCCGCTGCCAAACCCACATATTCATCAAGGTTGAAACTGCGCCAGTGCTGACGCAAAAGCTCTAAACGATTCGTAGGCCAATCCCTTAAACGAGAGACCAAGGCGGCATAGAGGGGCTCCATGGTGCGTCCAGTCGCCAAACCGAGGGGCCGAAACGCCTCTGACTCAAGAGAGGCCAGCAAGCGTTGCTCAAGCTGATCAACCACAGCCTCCATGAGCTGCAGCGGATTGCGCTTGCGACTGATCGTGGTCGTGTCCGAGATCTTGAGCACGATGAACGGCCATTGTCATCAACCCCACCAGGCTGACTCTGAACGGAGCCGAAGCGCCACAGCTGGATCATCGCTGGAGCGATAAGGGCGAATTTCTGCACCGCGGTAGTAATGCAAAAGAATCTGACGAAAATCAGCACCTTGAAGAGCCAAACCATGGGCTCCCCACTGACTCATCCCAACCCCATGTCCAAAGCCTTGACCACGGGCTTCGAGCACCAACTCGCCCTCCCTGACATCAAGACGTGGACGGTTGAAGGCTGAAGGGTTGCGTTGGGGGAGTGGTGGCGGTAGTGGTGGTGGCAGGAGAG
This portion of the Synechococcus sp. ROS8604 genome encodes:
- a CDS encoding hydantoinase B/oxoprolinase family protein — protein: MTATQWNFWIDRGGTFTDLVGRAPSGELVVRKVLSEQAIDCGDPAVRAIRELMGLPAAAQIPPGLIQEVRLGTTVATNALLEGAGEPVLLITNQGLADLLLIGDQHRPDLFALEIPVRTSLAVAVVESRGRLNADGEEVEPLCLDADLETRLRAHRSAGINACAIALMHTWREPSHERRLAAFARSVGFTTVVCSHQVSPLPRLVPRSETTVVEAAVEQVLFRYLQQVMQSLGGQTRLRVMTSSGALQGLDQLFAKDTILSGPAGGMVGAVAAAEAAGLAGQALVGVDMGGTSTDVFCLPAGASDKDWERSAETKIAGLELSAARLPIQTVAAGGGSIIDTDGDRLQVGPRSAGANPGPACYRCGGPLTITDAHLYLGRLQVEAFPAVFGPAADLRPDLEVVRKRFGELACQLGRDPESLAEGALDLAVETMAGAIQQVSLLRGHDIRAGALVAYGGAAGQLACRVAGVLGLRQVLIHPLAGVLSAFGLGQARLREWRQVVVRCALDAELLTSLPGMIRQELDVAEEKLEAAGAGPASQFERRIRLELRDAASERGLLIPIAELAPTLQLSQLEADFDQAHAQRFGYKPPRTTALIVERLEVEVFTAPARLQDDSQMASEPRSLWEALSTTATIHWPGLGWQEVPVLQRSDALLREPLQGPALILDATGCTVLEPGWSACCDSAGSLLLTGEELPVPRAARDQVVDGPDPVDLSLFHHRFMVIAEQMGERLRQTSRSVNIRERLDFSCALFDHNGALVANAPHIPVHLGSMGEAVLDLLNQIQRGERPPLEPGETVLSNDPYHGGTHLPDITAMTPVFGEGERPSYYVACRGHHADVGGLTPGSMPPFSQEIGEEGLRLRNWSLLRGGVLDRDGWNAILKAERQPPRSPDVLWADLQAQVAANRLGVNHLEQLMLREGAARVSRYMRFVQTHAAETVRRVISRLADQQFSVELDHGGRLQLAVHVDHQARTARLDFTGTSPQGEHNFHAPLAVTKAAVLYVLRCLVDESIPLNAGCFEPLTLVVPQGSLLNPLPPAAVVAGNVETSQALCNLLFAAMGVMAAAQGTMNNLTFGDEQSQYYETITGGGGAGPGFQGSSGVQTHMTNSRLTDPEILEQRFPVRLERFQLRRGSGGIGRWCGGDGLERQIRFLAPMSVALLSGSRRVPPFGLAGGEAGALGMTWLSEQGGPWQKQSGCFEQRVEAGDRLWIATPGGGGWGMAERTQSIKDSMSSVA
- a CDS encoding glucosamine-6-phosphate deaminase gives rise to the protein MEAVVDQLEQRLLASLESEAFRPLGLATGRTMEPLYAALVSRLRDWPTNRLELLRQHWRSFNLDEYVGLAAEHPSSFSAFMGHHLVGPLGLDPAQVSLPDGATADPEAAADRYAAAIRSAGGIDLQLLGLGSNGHVGFNEPPCGPEVRCRVVRLSSSTRSQNASAFQGRPGLVPEQAITLGLQEILAADELHLIVTGASKAGILRKALDRDGDPEVPASWLRRHPRLWLWVDDAAWGEEGP